Within Vicia villosa cultivar HV-30 ecotype Madison, WI linkage group LG1, Vvil1.0, whole genome shotgun sequence, the genomic segment AAGTGAACTTTGCACCCTTTGTGATGCTGATGTTGCCCTCGTCATATTCTCACCTGGTGATAAGGTGTTTTCCTTTGGTCACCCACATGTTGATACGGTCATAGATCGTTATCTGTCACGCGTTCCACCCCAGAACAATGGCACCATGCAGTTTATTGAGGCTCGCCATAGCGCCATTGTGCATGAGCTCAATTGTCACCTCACTCAAATCTACAGTATGCTGGACAATGAGAAGAAGAGTGGTGATCAGCCGAGCCATTATCTTAAGGCAAATGAGGCTCTGTTTTGGTCGGCAAGTGCCATTGATAAGATGACAAGGGctcaacttgaatttttccaGAGAGGTTTAGAGCAACTAAAAAAACTTGTTGCACAACATGCTGAAAGAATGGTAACTCAAGGTGCACATACCCAAACTATTCCATTCTTTGTTGGAAATAGTTCAAACTCTGACACGCCTCTCCATCATCAAGGAAATCCCCAGCATGCTCAGATATTTCAACCACCATTTTTTCAGAATCCTATGATGCAGCCTCATTTGTTTGATTTCAACAATAAGGGTGGAAGTGATGGAAATAATCCCTCGGAATTCTTTTGATCTGATGGCTTAGATCTGCCAGGATGCCCtatcataattatttatttttcatgttgTTTTAATCATTTTCAATTAGATCACACAGGCTTAACTAGTTTCATTTATGGGACTTGATTAGGACTGAATTTCAATGTTATTTGAATTTCTAGTTTTATGTTATATTATGTATTGTTGAAATAAAGGGCatcttatatatttataattgaatATCTCTCTAAAATTTTATTAATCTTTTGAAAGTCCAATTAATCCATTTTACGTCTACATCTTTTTTAATCATCAGTTCGGAGTTATAGAATTACAATTAAGTGTGAAAAAAATGGGCGAGAGGATAACCATGATGATTAGTGGTAAATTCGATAAAAGTTATTGCATAATTTACattgaattttaatattatgatGATACAAGAAAGAGTCTATTTCATTGTAAAAGGTTTCATGGTATGCAAATTTGTTATGATTGAGTAGTTTTTTCTGATCTTGGATGAAATGTATCTCTATTAATAAACATGTACCATTTAACAtttaaatactattattttttagaatAGATCTTATAGCTTTGATGAGGtgatttataatgtaattttattttcatgGAGATGGTTAGCTTTATGTTATCATTTTGTCTCTctttaatttttatgattggtacaagAGGTCAATGAATTGTTTCAACTCTCCTTAGAATTTTGtgatgtaagggttgcacccctagtacaatttttttattatcatttgtcTATCGATAAGAAAAAATATTATGGATGATAAAACAATACAATGATACTTGATATCTTATTCTCTTTGTGTCAATggctatttgaatttgatttttttttacgaTATTGTTTTTGATGATGATTCGTTTTTCTAAGATCTAACATGATTTTTTTGATGGTTTTTGTGGTGGGCAAAACCTTTGGTTTTTCTTAATTGTTGTAATTTTTTGTCCGCTTTTCATACATTTTTTCTACAAATTTATTAGCTCATTGTATTTTTTTGTACcacttgtttttttatttggatttggattttctccttttttttttctctatttctctttttttgattttgtatgaaatatttctttcatgatctcactctctttttttattataaagtTATTTTTGctttaaagagaaaataaaattaaaagaatgataaagaaaaaggaaaaatagatagaaaaaaaaaaggagagaatCTAAAGTACTTTTATTTACATACTTATTTGTCTTTCAATAAAATATGAAAGATATCATAGAATTGGATCAAGTTATGTCTTATAAAATTCAAGCCATAAAAAACCTCATAGAATGTAGTCTATTGTATTGTAGAGTTGGTTTTAGGTCTTAACTCTAGTTGATTGTTTTAAAACTTACTGTATGATCTTCTAACTTacttaaaaaatcatttaaaaataactTATTGAAATAAATTgtctaatatattttaaatagattAATGAACTAACAAACGAGATAAAACtccttttttatatttattatgaaACATTAAAGAATTTGAttctatataatatttttttaattttaatttataatataaatgtAAATAGGAAAAACATTTAaggtaagtaaataaataaaaagtattgaaaaaaattaacaaatctataataataagaataaaataataataataataataataataatattaataataataataggtacattttattcatatttatttaaataaattgattaaatagatataaatttgtttttgttgtatgCCTTTTTTTAACTaactatatataattttaaaatagtatATCTTTTCTAATTAAAAAATAGAGATTAATTTATCCGAACTTAAGTAGGCTTTTGTAATTTGATCTAATCTATTCCTACCTACCTTAGTTGTAGGTTCAGATATGCAATTTTTACCTTGTGAGAGTTTACACATGCAATCTCTTTTGAGCATGTGTAATGAGAGTTAAAGAGGATTTCATAAATTGAAGAATACATTTATCTTAGTTTTTAGTTAATTGAAAAACTGAAAAAATGGGTAGCAtagtttttttcttcaaatacGTTAAATAAGATACAATATTATAATTtgtcacaaaaaaaaaagatacaatattataaattttaaaaaaacatattttaatttaatagaaCATTGactagaaattaaaaaataataatttatagacACTAAcggtaataaatatattttatattgttaCTTGATCATAACCAAACACTGATAAATTGGCAATTACACTCAAAGTAGATTGATTTAGAGttgcatatatttttattattaaatttaaatgtgTAGAGTTGCATAGGTAAGATCTAGCATAAGTTTCATAGTCAAACCTAAGAAACACTTGAAAGTATCTCTTTGATACTTTAAGGAAGCAATTGAGACTAGATAATCTTTGATACTTGAAAgtatctttaatttcttttctttttttttatgtaaaatttgTTTATATAATTCTTTTGTGACAATGAAAATAACCTTAAAATAATCTCTTAAAATAATCTCTATATAGCCTAATACAAAAGAAGTGTCAGCAACATTTTGTTAGAGATTTCTCAATTATTGCAACAAACCTATATTATTGTGGGTAAATAAAGTAAAGGCATCACAATAAATTAGGAATATAAATTTACTTCTACTCACCTAGCAAAACTCACAACTCTCCATAATTTTTATCTCAAAATCGTATGAGAGTGTTATATTTTGAGACCTTAGTATTACTAGCAAATAAATTTCTAAATTAATTGGATTCCATGAGTTTCCTAgccatatatatttttgtttattgaCATTAGAAATGACAATTTGATTCATCCTTAGTGACATAGTGCAAGGAATATTATACAATGGTGAGTAGAAGTATGTGTGGTGACTTTGCTTTAGCTTAAGTTTTCACATTTTATTATGTTAACTTGTTTTGTCTTTGCTGGGTATAGACGGTTCTGTTTCCATGCTTTATATTATTACTCAAGGGATATGATACTAACCTGATATAAGATAAAATATTATACAATGGCATAGTGCAAGGAATATATATAATTGTCACAGTGCATGTCATGTTATGTTAGTGCAAAGACTATTATAAAATGCAAAGCATactcgtttgatcgaaatagtcgaattaagtggtctaattagttgtccggaatttgatgaaaatttacgtggtagctaagtttaattagtacgttaacgtggtggtgttattttgtcgaaattgtgatattaatcggtcgattaaattaatagtcaaattaatttttataactctatttaattggaataaacttgaacttagattaactatccggtttatcggtaaattacaatatcttgagaatttaaccaaacgaatcgaataaccggtaaagaatagaattgtatctgAATCAACCGGTTGAGTTGTATTTTTGGTGACTTGGAAGTGTAACCCGAAGACtcataaagtcgtgaatattaagaatataaccgaaaattagataaccggtagcgaCGCGAAATTTGCACAATTAATTGAAGTATGCTTTGTAATTAATTTTtgttagttgatagtggattagtgagttaattagaagactaatttatagaggattatgagactaatttgaattgacttaataagtcgaattgttgtgatataccgaagCATGACGTTGTCGTTTTGATACTTAACATGATATataatttagttaaatgttaaatggaagttgattcggtttacctgataaattagcatgttgagattactCTAAGAACCAACCgaaaattgtgatttcggtttgaatgcctttgttgcgaataatgttgtgatttTCAATATGTTTATTAATGTGCATCATATGTGATTAGCCTTATGGCATGAACCCTAGCGAGTTGTCGTTAGTTTAGTCGATTACGACGATAGTTGCGATGATTAGTCGAAatatgacgatgtttgtgatgattgataatatgtgatgttgtatatatttgtgatgataatcTTGTGACAaagtgaagatgaatgattaattgtgacgttgaattacctctaataattggtaattataagTCACGTGGGCGTATGCATAGTGAtgatgtgtgattgtgatgagtatgttgtgtatgtcttgtttgtcgagttacatttcatatgcatactctgtgacggcctggattggcaaattagtgacgaaggcttatgccttatgcctcagattcgggcaattggtgacgggggatgaacctccgattggtaccacatgaatatacatgagtcatgtcccatgtgtcatatgtgattcatagtcgtgacgttttgtgactatatcgtgattgtatgTTGTGACTTGTTAGATGATGGAAGTATGCGAAGATGTGAATtaatgattttatgaatagtatgatgatatcaatgtttgtgaatacaattaactgaatatgtctggtgtgacttatatgttATGTTTCGTGATTagatgtgtgacttatatgtgatgttttgtgactaagTATTGTTCTGTTAAGAAAAGTATTATATGTTGagtatttgtttaattgtttaaaGCAAGTGCTATGTATATGCTAAATGCGATgatgtgatttattgttaaatgaatatgtgacgcctcattcgtttgttgagaaattttgaaactctgattcttgcatatatttgccgggtagaaatggggtgttacatcataCTTCATAATTGGCAGGGTGGTCTCTATTATTCCTTAAGTGTTGGGTTTTCCGACTTTGCTTCATTACAATTTTCAACCTTATCAACTAAgtaacacaaaaccttttgtttgaTCCATGATTTTATTGTAGGCATTAATTTaactaaaacatggttcttatatgatgttgagcaagatgttgtaacatcttgatCAACTATCATGACAGGTTCTGCTTTGATGAGTTTTGACAaatgttattccagatgttgtgacatgttaTACTAGAACATCATGACAATGCATACTGGTTTTTAatccttgaagatttgattgaacaatatGAGATTCTGGAAGATTCATACACTCATACAGGCGCAACCAATCAAGGAGTTGTTAGGACAAATGCatatttgatttggtttcatAAAAAGGATCTTGAGACTTATTTAGGAAActtagatttaatttgatttgattttgtcttATTTTGTGTGAAGATCTTGGAGCTGATTGAAGAGAAAAAGATTGGATTCGCTTTAAAAGTCCAAGCCCATACTGCAAGAATCAATAAAACGAGACTTGCTAAACCTACTATAGCAAGCATTCACAAAAGAGAAACCGTGAGTGAAAacaagggtttaggttttgggagtctttttagtgtttttgtttgtatgtcactcatgtatATTTTGATGAATTGAGGTTTATTGATTGTTACTTAACTGTTTGTCAAGTTATTATTCTCActtttaaagcttttaagcatagagttgagtattgttcttgattgatgcttttaagcaagatcaagtaatTAATGGAAAGTGTAATCTTTCAATTTTGGTTCTTCCAGTCACTGGGATTGTGATTGGTTTTTGGTACAGTTATTGAGATTGTAATTGTCTTTAATCACTGAGGTGATTGTATGATCATGTAGGGAAGAAGCTTATTCGAAGTCATGATGTGGTATTCATGGAAGACCAAAACATTGAAGACATTGGTAAGGTAGAGAAGACTACGCCCAATAAAGATATCAGTTTTCTAATGTTGACCCAGTTCAGTCACCTAGTCATAATCTAGATGCTATTGGTTGTTATGATCAAAAGGATGAGCCATACGATTATGTTGATGTAAACAACTTGGAGATAAGGAAAATATTCCAACTAATAACAATGAAGGGGGAGAGATATGTCACAGgatgagaatcttggtgaagaTCCAAAATCATATCAAGTTCAACTTAGGAGGGTCTAACAGGCAGAGACAACCTTCTACAAGGTATAATTCAGATTAGTATGTGACATTGACTGATGAACGTGAACCTGAGTGTTTTCAAGAGGCCATGGAAagtgatgaaaataaaaattgtttgGATGTAAtgcatgatgagatgaaatcattGCATGATAACCAAACGTATGATTTAGTGAAGTTTCCTAAAGGCAAAAGGGCTTTGGAAAACAGATGGATTTATAGAGTTAAACATGAGAGCAAATTTAAGTCTCCAAGGTATAAAGCTAGATTAGTGGTGAAAGGTTTCCGTCAAAGAAATGGTGTTGATTTTAATAAGATTTTATCACCTATTGTAAAGATGTCATCAATTAGAACCGTGTTAAGTTTGGCTGCTACTCTTGATTTAGAGGTTGagaaaatggatgtgaaaagGACTTTCCTTCATTGTAATTTGGAGAAAGAGATGTACATGAAATAACCCGATGGCTTTCAAGTTAAAGGAAAAGAATATCATGTGTGTAGATTGAGAAAGAGTTTATATGGGTTGAAGTAAGCTCCAACGCAGTGGTATAAAAAGTTTGAGTTTGTTATGTGTGATCAAGGATATCATAAAACTACTTCAAATCATTGTGTCtttgttaaaaaaattctaaCGATGACTTCATTATCCCAttgttatatgttgatgatatgcttATTGTAGGGAAAAAAATTCTAACGTTGACAGCTTAAAGAAGAAATTGGGCGAGTCATTTGCCATGAAAGATATGGGATAACCTAAACAAATTCTTGGCATTAGAATCATGCGTGatagaaaagagaagaaactttGGATGTCACAAAAACATTATATCGAAAGAGTGCTGCAAAGATTCAAAATGGAAAACTCTAAGGCAGTAAGCACTCCTCTTGTTACTCCTTTCAAGTTGAGTTCTAATCAAAGTCCTTCAAGTGAAGATGAAGCGTTAGCTATGAAATGTGTTCCTTATGTGTCTGTTGTGGGTAGTTTGATGTATGCAATGGTGTGTACAAGACCAGATATTGCACATGTTGTTGGTAATGTCAGTAGATTTTTGTCAAATCCAGGTAGAGAGCAATGGAATGCAGTAAAATGGATTTTAAGGTATCTTCGCGGTACTACTTATATGAGACTTTGTTTTGGAGGAGATAAGCCTACTCTAGTGGGATACTCTAACTCTAATATGGCTAGAGATATTGATTCCAGAAAGTCCACTTTGGACTACATGATTAAATTTTTAGGGGGAGTTGTGGCTTGGCAATCTAGATTGCAAAAGTGTGTAGCATTGTCTACTACAAAGCCTGAGTTCATTGTCATTACCGAAGCATGCAAAGAGCTATTATGGTTGAAGAAATTTTTGCAGGAATATGTTTTATTTGTTGATAGACAAAGTGCTATTTTTCATGATAGGTCCAAACAAATTGGTGTGAGATATCATTGGATATGTGATGTTTTGGATGCTAAGTTGTTGGAGTTAGCTAAAGTTCATGCAAATTATAATGGTTCTGATATGATGAATAAAGCATTACCAAGAGGGAAGTTTGAAGTTTGTTGTGATATCGGCGGTTTGGCGATTTCCTCCACCTAGTTGTGAGGGGAAGATTTGTTGGGTTTGggtttgttgcaccccaaaatttgccctctttatttgagctataagttaataatgacgtttatttcgtcatttaaaaattgaagaaaaataataaagagttttcatgggtttaagaagataaggtgtgaaaaatggtttaaacagtataaatacgagaaaattcacaagtcctatttggaaggtgatatgagcgaAGTTCCCGCGTGGCCtagactgtttcgacgatatctacaactttagTGTTCGGCTTGGAAGCCAATTATTTAAGGAAGGccgtcaaatttgcaaattacttgaggtttcgcagtgaaaaagAGTGCTGAATGTAGGTTTCGGAtcttagaaaattcatatctcacaatccacTCGTCGGATTCGCTTGGAAATTTAACTGGAGATCTGTAccgtcattaccaagatttcatatgttcgaaccgaaggccaattatgaacggaaaactcccagaattttaaggatcgtcgcgttgtttcggtaaaaagtgtgttttcgagtatgtcgcgccgagttcgaaaattcataacttcttcgatttttatcgtatgaagtccattccggcggcattttctcagaaattttgttagcttcgattcttcgtcacacatgcttgttcagatttcgagccgaagatgaagttttatcgagttctttgagcggtactcacaagaTTCTGCACAAttgcgccagatgaatcgacgtttatcgtcattcaaacgcgcgtaattttttcatcgcttatcggattgagacgattctcgcggcgacgagtcaagAATTTGGCCATCTTcgcagtggcattggtttcgtttcggaattcagagccgaaccgagctTCCTTAAAAACAAGCCagaataagacgcaccgagggcaatttggatatttcgcgttgacaatatataaacattttgctcttcacaaatcagggggaggactctcataatttcaattcaccaaaaagatctaaaacactttctctcaattctctctcaattctcttgaatcaaaaccacaaattacataaaactttcatcaatattcatcaattttcttcaagaatcaagaacaacatggattgaagatcaagatCTCGAGTTCGAATTCTCTTCTCTCTTAAAGATCTTGCACGCCACTCTCTTACTCCCCTCGGGATTCGCTCTTTGACTTCGCTTTTGTGTTCGCGTTTGTGTCGTGTCCGTGTTCGCGcgtcggtttagatcttcatccggtaagttttcggatcttgaattaagtgcttaattgttgatcgtcatgtgaattcaaatctagattcatattttgttcttgattaattgatgatgatgatgttgattgttGTTGAATTCGATCGATTATTTGATATGCTTGATTCTTGAAAATCGATTACGTAATGATAatgttgttgtttctatgttgattGTTAGAGAAATTGCTTGGTGAAAATGTGCATGTCAAGTGTTTGTTCAAATGCTTGTGTGAACTCATAAAGTGgcataatttttttgtttttgctcTAACTTCTAAACCGTAAATTGTTTTAACACAAAAGATTAATGAAAACCGATTATCTTCATCGTTTCGAAGCTCTTCTCGCAAACGATTTTTTAATTCGGATAATTTTCACCCGATTTTTATGCTACTGTAGCAGTTTCGGATTTTGACTTTTCGGGTGAAACTTGACCGAGTCGACCGCATTTTTGAAACCGCTTGCGTGTGTATAGGTTCCGATAATTTTGTTAATTCATTCCGGGCAATTTCTAGTGGTGTGTCATTGTTAAATCTTCACTTTTGCAACATGTATATGTTATGACTTTTTGCTTGTAATTGTGTTATTTTGTCATTGATTCATTAAGTTTAGCTTATGCTAATCTCCAACTTATAATTTTGTGTGCTATCTTGTGCTACTTTGTGCCAATTACCATGAGCTAAATTCTTGAGTTTATATGGTGTTTGTGAGCTCTTTGGGACTGTTTTAAAAAAGTCTAATAATGCAGAATTTTTGTGGACCACTTTTTGTTGCATTCCATTGCATTTCAACTCATAAAAAACATAGAATTTGGAGGAAAACTATCATGCATTTGACTTGTTGCTTAATTGTTGATTCATGGATGtaattgataacacgattttatatcgtatatttagcttgaaatccgtagatatttatagcattttccgtttattatgttgatttattatgatattacgcgagtttttgctttgtttcaggttttgcactcttattatgactatttgtgaaaaggagaggaaatggagctaaaacgaccactatttatgcctaaaagatgaaaaatgggtgctgaagtaaaaagggagtgcaaataaggcccaaatatgctagagaagacccaaaggcccaaaagagacgaaccagcccactgAAGATCAAATGTGTgtggcccaaaccacacaagcaagtggagacgcacgtctccaacgtctctatgccacatcagcaaaagggagacgcacgtctccatttccctacattttctccacttgagacgcacgtctcaagtcattcaaaggcacttcctgaagaagcggagacgcacgtctccaagcccagTCTGAAAAGctccctcttttcacgcaacgtcacagcaaaacctcccctataaatagaacttgcTACCTCAGTTCTaaatgtccgatttcctgctaacgaagtgctaccgaaattgtaccgtgctttatattttctgccttctttcaattcaaacagttattttctcacaacgatttctacaccagaaattgttgtgaaccttttataaatctagccttacgttagatttatcgcttttattttccttgttttattttccgtccatttaaattccgaagaacgatccagccaacctatggtggaagttcagtactcgaagattcaattgcaatttatttaattcaggtttaatatttaccgcctttatttatatatttatttgcatgatatattatatgccaattaacatgccttttattataaaccaaattaattcatgcatgcttaaccgtattaatatgtctggctaaattactagggtatcggtatgtaaagtaagttaactgtgggatccgaaataaattggtttaattatgttttgttaactatcacctgtttttggtttgtatgtctaatttaattagtaagtcttgagaacaatagagcgaaagtttgaggtcttaagacggtcaaaggttaaaatcaatagagcgaaagtttgagatctttaactggatagtagacataggacattagttttaaggatggagaaagcgtattaaaactaattgggacttatttattttcaaaaattgtttttacacccgagcgggatggcgaaagcgtacgttagggatattagcatgttcccagtcaacagagcgaaagtttgagattaggagatttaaatagataacaacttcataaaacagacattttattaattacgttgtttccaaaaagcttttctaaaatctaatgggatggcgaaagcgtacattaggattaggatagtaatctaaatcaacagagcgaaagtttgagacgaggatttttaaccaattgaattagtaaagatttttaattaaattatgcaaaagccaatgaaccttcagatcaccttaagttaaacgaaatacatactgatatctgtcttttattatatttcttattattcacaatcactctcccttaggagcaattaaaatattagtagccttagctttacatagtaaccttagataacggtagatcgattcatagtccttggggattcgatatcttttaaaactacacgacacgactgtgcacttgcagtcatcagattaatagacacgtaaagtcgtgATCAGTAATAGAACTTGTTTGAGTGTTACATAATGCCTTTGCTTGCTGAAAACTTACTGCTATACCATGCTATTCGCTTTCGTTCCAAATTTTTATATAACGCGCGCGGTGTGTCGGCTTCACTTCAAAACaacataactcttgaaccgtgtgGACTTTTCGCGAATGTGAATAATGTTTCTTGAGTGGAATAATATTTTCGGAGTTGTTGGTGAGGTTTATTTTCAGTTTCGGACGACTTTTTTTTTATCGTTTTCGCTACTGTCCCATTTCGGAAATCGTGCTTCCGAGCCGATTTAATAAATTCCAATCGCATATTTGAGTTCCTTGACATATTTTTAGCTTACCATgaaattttggtttaattccgacaagtttagtttttatcatttttacccGATTTGACCGTTTTGGTGTACCTTTTGACTTGTAAATATTTGCTTTGGTTTTCATAATACTCGTGTACATATTTGACTAACATTTGAGAATTATTTCATGTTGCTATCTTACTTTCGCTCGATTTATGCTTAAAAAGTGTATTAACTGTTCAATTCTCGCTTAAAACGGTATACTTTTGTTTCTAATGATGTCTTGCCTACTTATGGATGTTTGTTGTTGGTTCCGACgctattttg encodes:
- the LOC131611216 gene encoding agamous-like MADS-box protein AGL62, with translation MSTERKGRGRQKIEMKKMSNDSNLQVTFSKRRSGLFKKASELCTLCDADVALVIFSPGDKVFSFGHPHVDTVIDRYLSRVPPQNNGTMQFIEARHSAIVHELNCHLTQIYSMLDNEKKSGDQPSHYLKANEALFWSASAIDKMTRAQLEFFQRGLEQLKKLVAQHAERMVTQGAHTQTIPFFVGNSSNSDTPLHHQGNPQHAQIFQPPFFQNPMMQPHLFDFNNKGGSDGNNPSEFF